The Streptomyces sp. RKAG293 genome includes a region encoding these proteins:
- a CDS encoding NADH-quinone oxidoreductase subunit D — translation MPSMTETTIGIGGQAEGTDMVLNIGPQHPSTHGVLRLRIVLDGERIITAEPVVGYMHRGAEKLFEARDYRQIIMLANRHDWLSAFSNELGVVMAVERMLGMEVPERAVWTRTLLAELNRVLNHLMFLGSYPLELGGITAVFYAFREREELQNVMEEISGGRMHYMFNRVGGLKEDLPNGWLGRARHAVAQVRSRMGRFDDLVLGNEIFRGRTRGVGTLSAEAVHGFGVSGPIARASGVDFDLRRDEPYLAYAELQDTLEVVTRTEGDCLARFEVLLAQTHNALDLADACLDRLGELPQGPINQRLPKVLKAPEGHTYAWTENPLGLNGYYLVSKGEKTPYRLKLRSASYNNIQALTVLLPGTLLADMVAILGSMFFVVGDVDK, via the coding sequence ATGCCGTCCATGACGGAGACCACGATCGGCATCGGCGGCCAGGCCGAGGGCACCGACATGGTGCTGAACATCGGCCCGCAGCACCCCTCCACGCACGGAGTGCTGCGGTTGCGGATCGTGCTGGACGGCGAGCGGATCATCACGGCGGAACCCGTCGTCGGGTACATGCACCGCGGCGCGGAGAAGCTGTTCGAGGCGCGGGACTACCGCCAGATCATCATGCTGGCCAACCGTCACGACTGGCTGTCGGCGTTCTCCAACGAGCTGGGCGTCGTCATGGCCGTCGAGCGGATGCTGGGCATGGAGGTCCCGGAGCGCGCGGTGTGGACCCGTACCCTCCTCGCCGAGCTGAACCGGGTGCTCAACCACCTGATGTTCCTCGGCTCGTACCCCCTGGAACTGGGCGGCATCACCGCCGTCTTCTACGCGTTCCGGGAACGCGAGGAACTGCAGAACGTCATGGAGGAGATCTCCGGCGGCCGCATGCACTACATGTTCAACCGGGTCGGCGGCCTCAAGGAGGACCTGCCGAACGGCTGGCTCGGCCGCGCCCGGCACGCCGTCGCGCAGGTCAGGTCCCGGATGGGCCGCTTCGACGACCTGGTGCTCGGCAACGAGATCTTCCGCGGCCGCACCCGCGGTGTCGGCACGCTGTCCGCCGAGGCGGTGCACGGCTTCGGCGTCAGCGGGCCGATCGCCCGCGCCTCGGGCGTGGACTTCGACCTGCGCCGCGACGAGCCGTACCTGGCGTACGCGGAGCTGCAGGACACCCTGGAGGTCGTCACCCGCACGGAGGGCGACTGCCTGGCCCGCTTCGAGGTGCTGCTCGCGCAGACCCACAACGCACTGGACCTGGCGGACGCCTGCCTGGACCGGCTCGGCGAACTGCCGCAGGGCCCGATCAACCAGCGGCTGCCGAAGGTGCTGAAGGCGCCGGAGGGCCACACGTACGCGTGGACCGAGAACCCGCTGGGGCTGAACGGCTACTACCTGGTCTCCAAGGGCGAGAAGACCCCGTACCGGCTCAAGCTGCGCTCGGCGTCGTACAACAACATCCAGGCGCTGACGGTGCTGCTGCCCGGCACCCTGCTCGCGGACATGGTGGCGATCCTGGGCTCGATGTTCTTCGTCGTCGGGGACGTCGACAAGTAG